The following are encoded together in the Raphanus sativus cultivar WK10039 unplaced genomic scaffold, ASM80110v3 Scaffold3209, whole genome shotgun sequence genome:
- the LOC130506413 gene encoding probable protein phosphatase 2C 4 isoform X2, producing the protein MGNGVTKLSTCFTGGDGFRQKHTSVLPPEPLDEGLGHSFCYVRPEPTLITCSKVHSEVEETTMFRTISGASVSANAATPLSTSLYDPYGHVDRAAAFESTTSFSSIPLQPIPRTFSSSGGGGGGGPVVSGSGPIERGFLSGPIERGFMSGPLDRGGLFSGPIEKPISDHHHHDFRRSFSHGLALRVGSRKRSLVRILRRAISRTVQSSIVAPVKSVKESESKNHHHHNESNSLTVNSLNFSSEGTLDDDVSLEGQNLQWAQGKAGEDRVHVVVSEEHGWLFVGIYDGFNGPDATDYLLSHLYPALHRELKGLLWDETKPQGLDESCSDRVGNNDHCEGRWRCDWDREKKDLDRRLKEQINNNNRRSGLDSDQLTNHSDVLKALSEALRKTEEAYLETADKMLEENPELALMGSCVLVMLMKGEDIYVMNVGDSRAVLGQKSESDYWLAKIRQDLNRINEETMRNDLRGCEGDHEVPNLSVFQLTVDHSTDVDEEVERIRNEHPDDASAVSNERVKGSLKVTRAFGAGFLKQPKWNNALLEMFQIDYIGESPYINCSPSLYHHRLGSKDRFLILSSDGLYQYFTNEEAVSEVELFITLQPEGDPAQHLVQELMFRAAKKAGMDFHELLEIPQGERRRYHDDVSIVVISLEGRMWKSCV; encoded by the exons ATGGGTAACGGAGTGACAAAACTGAGTACATGTTTCACAGGGGGAGATGGTTTCCGACAAAAACACACCTCCGTTCTACCTCCCGAACCTCTAGACGAAGGCCTAGGCCATTCATTCTGCTACGTCCGACCCGAACCGACTCTAATCACCTGCTCAAAAGTCCACTCGGAGGTGGAAGAGACCACCATGTTCCGAACCATCTCCGGCGCCTCCGTCAGCGCCAACGCCGCCACTCCTCTCTCCACCTCTCTCTACGACCCCTACGGCCACGTCGACAGAGCCGCCGCGTTCGAGAGCACGACGTCGTTTTCCTCCATCCCTCTCCAGCCCATCCCCAGAACCTTCTCCTCctccggcggcggcggcggcggcggtcCGGTCGTCTCGGGCTCCGGTCCGATCGAAAGAGGGTTCCTCTCGGGTCCGATCGAGAGAGGGTTCATGTCGGGCCCGCTAGACCGCGGCGGGCTATTCTCCGGCCCAATAGAGAAGCCCATCTccgatcatcatcatcacgacTTCCGGCGCAGCTTCTCCCACGGGTTGGCTTTGCGGGTCGGGTCGAGAAAACGGTCTTTGGTTCGGATCCTCCGCCGCGCGATCTCGAGGACGGTTCAGAGCTCGATCGTGGCTCCGGTCAAGTCCGTCAAAGAGTCCGAGAGCaagaaccaccaccaccacaacgAGAGTAATAGTCTCACGGTTAACAGCTTGAACTTCAGCAGCGAAGGGACGCTAGACGACGACGTTTCGCTCGAGGGCCAGAACCTTCAGTGGGCCCAGGGGAAAGCGGGGGAGGATCGAGTCCACGTGGTCGTTTCGGAGGAGCACGGTTGGCTTTTCGTCGGGATATACGACGGGTTCAACGGTCCGGACGCGACGGATTATCTGCTCTCTCATCTTTACCCCGCGCTTCATCGGGAGCTTAAAGGTTTGTTGTGGGACGAAACCAAACCTCAGGGACTAGACGAATCGTGTTCAGACAGAGTTGGTAATAATGATCATTGCGAGGGACGGTGGAGATGCGACTGGGATCGAGAGAAGAAAGATCTCGACCGTAGATTAAAGGAAcagattaataataataataggaGAAGCGGGTTGGACTCGGATCAGTTGACGAACCATTCGGATGTTTTAAAGGCGTTGTCAGAAGCTCTGAGGAAGACGGAAGAAGCGTATCTAGAGACTGCTGATAAGATGCTGGAGGAGAACCCTGAGCTGGCTTTGATGGGTTCTTGTGTTCTGGTGATGCTGATGAAAGGTGAGGATATCTATGTGATGAACGTTGGCGATAGCAGAGCTGTGCTTGGTCAGAAGTCTGAATCGGATTACTGGTTAGCTAAGATTAGGCAGGACTTGAATCGGATTAACGAAGAAACGATGAGGAATGATTTAAGAGGTTGCGAGGGAGATCATGAAGTTCCAAATTTATCGGTTTTTCAGCTCACTGTTGATCACAGCACAGATGTAGATGAG GAAGTTGAGAGAATCAGAAATGAGCATCCGGATGATGCTAGTGCGGTGAGTAATGAACGGGTTAAAGGCTCCTTGAAGGTCACAAGAGCATTCGGTGCAGGTTTCTTAAAGCAG ccTAAATGGAACAATGCGCTCCTTGAGATGTTCCAAATTGATTACATAGGGGAGTCTCCGTACATCAACTGTTCGCCGTCTCTCTACCATCACAGATTAGGCTCCAAGGACAGGTTTCTAATACTATCTTCTGATGGTCTATACCAGTACTTCACCAACGAAGAAGCGGTTTCAGAGGTTGAGCTATTCATCACATTGCAGCCTGAAGGGGATCCAGCTCAGCACCTTGTACAAGAGCTTATGTTCAGAGCTGCTAAAAAAGCTG GTATGGATTTCCATGAGTTGCTGGAGATACCACAAGGTGAACGGAGACGATACCATGATGATGTTTCAATAGTAGTGATCTCTCTAGAAGGAAGAATGTGGAAATCATgtgtataa
- the LOC130506413 gene encoding probable protein phosphatase 2C 4 isoform X1, giving the protein MGNGVTKLSTCFTGGDGFRQKHTSVLPPEPLDEGLGHSFCYVRPEPTLITCSKVHSEVEETTMFRTISGASVSANAATPLSTSLYDPYGHVDRAAAFESTTSFSSIPLQPIPRTFSSSGGGGGGGPVVSGSGPIERGFLSGPIERGFMSGPLDRGGLFSGPIEKPISDHHHHDFRRSFSHGLALRVGSRKRSLVRILRRAISRTVQSSIVAPVKSVKESESKNHHHHNESNSLTVNSLNFSSEGTLDDDVSLEGQNLQWAQGKAGEDRVHVVVSEEHGWLFVGIYDGFNGPDATDYLLSHLYPALHRELKGLLWDETKPQGLDESCSDRVGNNDHCEGRWRCDWDREKKDLDRRLKEQINNNNRRSGLDSDQLTNHSDVLKALSEALRKTEEAYLETADKMLEENPELALMGSCVLVMLMKGEDIYVMNVGDSRAVLGQKSESDYWLAKIRQDLNRINEETMRNDLRGCEGDHEVPNLSVFQLTVDHSTDVDEEVERIRNEHPDDASAVSNERVKGSLKVTRAFGAGFLKQPKWNNALLEMFQIDYIGESPYINCSPSLYHHRLGSKDRFLILSSDGLYQYFTNEEAVSEVELFITLQPEGDPAQHLVQELMFRAAKKAEYRPEHNIQTRRTNPKPTRNQGPEPDQTRGKYPNEF; this is encoded by the exons ATGGGTAACGGAGTGACAAAACTGAGTACATGTTTCACAGGGGGAGATGGTTTCCGACAAAAACACACCTCCGTTCTACCTCCCGAACCTCTAGACGAAGGCCTAGGCCATTCATTCTGCTACGTCCGACCCGAACCGACTCTAATCACCTGCTCAAAAGTCCACTCGGAGGTGGAAGAGACCACCATGTTCCGAACCATCTCCGGCGCCTCCGTCAGCGCCAACGCCGCCACTCCTCTCTCCACCTCTCTCTACGACCCCTACGGCCACGTCGACAGAGCCGCCGCGTTCGAGAGCACGACGTCGTTTTCCTCCATCCCTCTCCAGCCCATCCCCAGAACCTTCTCCTCctccggcggcggcggcggcggcggtcCGGTCGTCTCGGGCTCCGGTCCGATCGAAAGAGGGTTCCTCTCGGGTCCGATCGAGAGAGGGTTCATGTCGGGCCCGCTAGACCGCGGCGGGCTATTCTCCGGCCCAATAGAGAAGCCCATCTccgatcatcatcatcacgacTTCCGGCGCAGCTTCTCCCACGGGTTGGCTTTGCGGGTCGGGTCGAGAAAACGGTCTTTGGTTCGGATCCTCCGCCGCGCGATCTCGAGGACGGTTCAGAGCTCGATCGTGGCTCCGGTCAAGTCCGTCAAAGAGTCCGAGAGCaagaaccaccaccaccacaacgAGAGTAATAGTCTCACGGTTAACAGCTTGAACTTCAGCAGCGAAGGGACGCTAGACGACGACGTTTCGCTCGAGGGCCAGAACCTTCAGTGGGCCCAGGGGAAAGCGGGGGAGGATCGAGTCCACGTGGTCGTTTCGGAGGAGCACGGTTGGCTTTTCGTCGGGATATACGACGGGTTCAACGGTCCGGACGCGACGGATTATCTGCTCTCTCATCTTTACCCCGCGCTTCATCGGGAGCTTAAAGGTTTGTTGTGGGACGAAACCAAACCTCAGGGACTAGACGAATCGTGTTCAGACAGAGTTGGTAATAATGATCATTGCGAGGGACGGTGGAGATGCGACTGGGATCGAGAGAAGAAAGATCTCGACCGTAGATTAAAGGAAcagattaataataataataggaGAAGCGGGTTGGACTCGGATCAGTTGACGAACCATTCGGATGTTTTAAAGGCGTTGTCAGAAGCTCTGAGGAAGACGGAAGAAGCGTATCTAGAGACTGCTGATAAGATGCTGGAGGAGAACCCTGAGCTGGCTTTGATGGGTTCTTGTGTTCTGGTGATGCTGATGAAAGGTGAGGATATCTATGTGATGAACGTTGGCGATAGCAGAGCTGTGCTTGGTCAGAAGTCTGAATCGGATTACTGGTTAGCTAAGATTAGGCAGGACTTGAATCGGATTAACGAAGAAACGATGAGGAATGATTTAAGAGGTTGCGAGGGAGATCATGAAGTTCCAAATTTATCGGTTTTTCAGCTCACTGTTGATCACAGCACAGATGTAGATGAG GAAGTTGAGAGAATCAGAAATGAGCATCCGGATGATGCTAGTGCGGTGAGTAATGAACGGGTTAAAGGCTCCTTGAAGGTCACAAGAGCATTCGGTGCAGGTTTCTTAAAGCAG ccTAAATGGAACAATGCGCTCCTTGAGATGTTCCAAATTGATTACATAGGGGAGTCTCCGTACATCAACTGTTCGCCGTCTCTCTACCATCACAGATTAGGCTCCAAGGACAGGTTTCTAATACTATCTTCTGATGGTCTATACCAGTACTTCACCAACGAAGAAGCGGTTTCAGAGGTTGAGCTATTCATCACATTGCAGCCTGAAGGGGATCCAGCTCAGCACCTTGTACAAGAGCTTATGTTCAGAGCTGCTAAAAAAGCTG agtataggcctgagcacaatatccagacccgaagaaccaacccgaaaccgacccgaaatcagggtcccgaacccgatcagacccggggtaaatatccgaatgagttctaa